The following coding sequences lie in one Streptomyces sp. NBC_00510 genomic window:
- a CDS encoding ATP-binding protein has protein sequence MTVTMLKTPTEPPSEQRRERRRAHFRAAAKAALTDERTRTAGRITVRHLSYVVGGTRVVFRRAWDGRSAARYERMIRAAEAAGLMDQVALWEQRGHAFRMARHRRRVDTLQMMMNLPKAIVSAVGAGTGLLLFVGVLLAWANHDVRDVLAPLEAVIDLVQWVAYIAGVVWDPLLLAAPWLALAAVWAVGRGRHTAPQWALPERQRDSGGPITPSIVVVAFRDLGISALRKAIEDMGDVGAAMLGPITLAGCGIEVDVTLPSGVSTEEILNRRRKLAENLGRHEHEVFLTIPPQPRTIRLWIADSGALDEPIGPSPLVVEQDVRADYRLGRAPWGQSLRGDAASLSVYQRHLLITGLSNQGKTASLRALALWLAFDASVEFWLGDLKGVGDWAMFEGIASVLIQGPTDEHACAVTEMLEAGVQEMERRLQDPGGEHPPLVILVDEAQVAFMNPLKGDDGRPFGGKKATSRYFMAARRIHNQGRAVNVTLWQGTQDPTDENLPKLVREGAHIRSSLVLGTESQARMALGEAAVDAGAAPHKLRQGKDKGTVVVVGDGIDIPDGEPSITVRTHYLSTEDATEVAERALQARNGRATVRQLQPVKESDPLADIVHVIGQDPRVLTREVLQRLAELNPPVYKVWGNSDLKEYLEGFDAAPHKSDGKMVVDRQKVRDALARREAA, from the coding sequence ATGACCGTGACCATGCTCAAGACGCCAACAGAACCGCCGTCCGAGCAGCGCCGAGAGCGCCGCCGGGCGCACTTCCGTGCGGCAGCCAAGGCTGCCCTGACCGACGAGCGGACACGCACCGCAGGCCGTATCACCGTCCGCCACCTGTCCTACGTCGTGGGCGGTACCCGCGTCGTGTTCCGCCGCGCCTGGGACGGCCGCAGCGCCGCCCGCTACGAGCGGATGATCCGCGCCGCCGAAGCCGCAGGCCTGATGGACCAGGTCGCCCTGTGGGAACAGCGCGGCCACGCCTTCCGCATGGCCCGGCACCGGCGACGCGTCGACACCCTGCAGATGATGATGAACCTGCCCAAGGCGATCGTGTCCGCCGTCGGCGCGGGGACCGGGCTGCTGCTGTTCGTCGGTGTGCTGCTGGCCTGGGCGAACCACGATGTTCGGGATGTTCTCGCCCCGCTCGAGGCGGTCATCGACCTCGTGCAGTGGGTGGCGTACATCGCCGGTGTCGTGTGGGATCCGCTGCTGCTGGCCGCGCCGTGGCTGGCCCTGGCCGCAGTGTGGGCTGTCGGCCGCGGCAGGCACACCGCCCCGCAGTGGGCGCTCCCGGAGAGGCAGCGGGACAGCGGCGGCCCCATCACCCCGTCCATCGTCGTCGTCGCCTTCCGTGACCTGGGCATCTCCGCCCTGCGCAAGGCCATCGAGGACATGGGCGACGTCGGCGCGGCCATGCTCGGCCCCATCACTCTCGCCGGCTGCGGCATAGAGGTCGACGTCACCCTGCCGTCCGGCGTGAGCACCGAGGAGATCCTCAACCGGCGCCGGAAGCTGGCGGAGAACCTTGGCCGGCACGAGCACGAGGTGTTCCTCACCATCCCGCCGCAGCCCCGCACCATCCGGCTGTGGATCGCCGACAGCGGCGCGCTGGACGAGCCCATCGGCCCGTCCCCGCTGGTCGTTGAACAGGATGTTCGCGCCGACTACCGGCTCGGCCGCGCCCCGTGGGGCCAGTCCCTGCGCGGCGACGCCGCGTCCCTGAGCGTCTACCAGCGGCACCTGCTCATCACCGGTCTGTCGAACCAGGGCAAGACCGCCAGCCTGCGGGCGCTCGCCCTGTGGCTGGCCTTCGACGCCTCGGTCGAGTTCTGGCTGGGCGACCTGAAGGGCGTCGGCGACTGGGCCATGTTCGAGGGCATCGCCTCCGTCCTCATCCAGGGCCCCACTGACGAGCACGCCTGCGCCGTCACCGAGATGCTGGAGGCCGGCGTGCAGGAGATGGAGCGCCGCCTCCAGGACCCGGGCGGCGAGCACCCGCCGTTGGTCATCCTCGTCGACGAGGCGCAGGTGGCGTTCATGAACCCGCTCAAGGGCGACGACGGCCGCCCGTTCGGTGGGAAGAAGGCCACGTCGCGGTACTTCATGGCGGCGCGCCGCATCCACAACCAGGGCCGCGCGGTGAACGTCACCCTGTGGCAGGGCACTCAGGACCCCACCGACGAGAACCTGCCGAAGCTCGTCCGTGAGGGCGCGCACATCAGGTCTTCGCTGGTCCTGGGCACCGAGTCGCAGGCCCGCATGGCGCTCGGCGAGGCCGCGGTCGACGCTGGCGCCGCCCCGCACAAGCTCCGCCAGGGCAAGGACAAGGGCACGGTCGTCGTCGTGGGTGACGGCATCGACATCCCGGACGGCGAGCCGTCCATCACGGTGCGGACGCACTACCTCAGCACCGAGGATGCCACCGAGGTTGCGGAGCGGGCGCTGCAGGCCCGCAACGGCCGCGCCACCGTCCGTCAGCTGCAGCCGGTGAAGGAGAGCGACCCGCTCGCCGACATCGTCCACGTCATCGGGCAGGACCCGCGGGTGCTGACCCGGGAGGTCCTGCAGCGCCTGGCCGAGCTCAACCCGCCGGTCTACAAGGTGTGGGGTAACAGCGACCTGAAGGAGTACCTGGAGGGCTTCGACGCTGCCCCGCACAAGAGCGACGGGAAGATGGTCGTCGACCGTCAGAAGGTCCGTGACGCCCTCGCGCGCCGGGAAGCGGCGTAG
- a CDS encoding HNH endonuclease, giving the protein MARRRTLNPEDRRHVRRSLAARDGARCFYCQRPFPDIDTATLDHYVPYSLWRTWRQRNLVLACGPCNTAKADTLPWLVALLILRNVRQHALWRNACAATN; this is encoded by the coding sequence ATGGCCCGCCGTCGAACGCTGAACCCGGAGGACCGGCGGCACGTCCGCCGGTCCCTCGCCGCCCGTGACGGCGCCCGCTGCTTCTACTGCCAGCGCCCGTTCCCGGACATCGACACGGCGACCCTCGACCACTACGTGCCCTACAGCCTGTGGCGGACCTGGCGGCAGCGGAACCTCGTCCTCGCCTGCGGCCCGTGCAACACGGCCAAGGCCGACACGCTGCCGTGGCTGGTCGCCCTACTGATCCTGCGCAACGTCCGTCAGCACGCCCTGTGGCGCAACGCCTGCGCCGCTACCAACTGA
- a CDS encoding phage tail tape measure protein produces the protein MADRTVTVRLVADVSSYTRGMAQAAAETSRTAAAMERSGRSSIQATSRAEASSRRATTAARAAGSATRSAAAASTAAAAASRGATAAATGHGTALQRLTRAASRSETSLKAARITSVGLVAAFALAAAAAARFEKAMSNVKAVSGATGREFEQLRQAALDAGSATQYSATEAADAEAELARAGIKTADIVGGALTGALSLAAAGQLDLSEAAISTAQAMNTFSLKGKDVGHIADVLAAAANKSASDVHGLALGLRMGGLVADQTGLSLEDTVGTLAAFADRALVGSDAGTSLKVMLQRLTPQSKEAQAAMDKLGFSAYDSQGNFVGLSELAGRMQKSFANLTPEARNAAFGVIFGSDAVRSATILYQLGSKGIDRYVSAVDDTGYAARVAATQTNNLVGDLERLQGALETALIQSGTAANGVLRDMVQFVTRLINAYSSLPPSLQSGITLFAGLAGAIGFVAASALLLLPRIARARTELAALGVTAARTRAAMTMLGRASVIIAALTAISYGAQKVQDAFKDAPPSVSKMANALIELGRNGKVSGEALKVFGTDLNRFGEIVARVAHPDWKKRTTDVVDTLTFGITKGMGEAGVSLDEAHDALDSLDQSLAGLVSSGNADTASKSFKALADEAIRNGTSAEKLMTLLPHYSDALADLDTQSQLTGDSQREMSEDVLLTKTQLQQTADAAEQLTDALKLLNGLNIDAAQQEISFRQSLADLTKAVKDNGHSLDITTAKGRAVKSAFLDAAKAAQEHAEAVAEQKNSVEAGNQVLEKDIKILRKQMLQAGFSKDAVDALLESFLSLPAKTTPKVDVETSRAVSDLENVQEKLKNTKGKTVEVKALTKAGEKALEDLGYKVKRTKGKNVVITVPTGTQKANVDALAAAIRALHDKSIVITTHYNNTVTSGGGTGRRNAASASANGNIIDFYADGGMRRENHVAQIAKAGTWRVWAEDETGGEAYIPLAASKRARSRRIAEETVRRLGGRGIAWYASGGVAARKEVPGDLSGFSKSLTKSASDISSAAKTLTTDLRKLGKSGAALAARVDATSRKLQSLANQRDKVKARITEAKDYAGTEAGNIKDFLGVEGGGSASDLIAQMKTEQSTAGHFQSDLAKLQKRGLNRDLLQQVIEQGPGSALAQTLLSATNSQLAQINQLAGKGGKLATSIGNLAADGMYDAGAQAGRGFLAGLQAQEKALQKEMDRLGKSLVASIKKSLKIKSPSQVTRDEVGKQVGMGVVVGMDATKRHIAAAATRMSAASIPGAFTAPTASSQPAVWDVHVHVDDPALKNLIRVEVKPVVRDAIDTAAYRAKTGRR, from the coding sequence ATGGCAGACCGCACCGTAACCGTCCGCCTCGTCGCGGACGTCAGCAGCTACACCCGCGGCATGGCCCAGGCCGCAGCCGAGACCAGCCGTACAGCGGCCGCCATGGAGCGCAGCGGCCGCAGCTCCATCCAGGCCACCTCGCGCGCCGAGGCCTCATCTCGCCGTGCCACCACCGCCGCCCGGGCGGCAGGCAGCGCAACCCGTAGCGCAGCCGCTGCGTCCACCGCAGCCGCAGCCGCTTCCCGTGGGGCCACTGCCGCAGCCACCGGCCACGGCACCGCCTTGCAGCGCCTCACCCGCGCAGCCTCCCGGTCCGAGACCAGCCTCAAGGCCGCCCGCATCACCAGCGTTGGCCTCGTGGCAGCGTTCGCACTCGCCGCCGCGGCCGCCGCCCGGTTCGAGAAGGCCATGAGCAACGTGAAGGCCGTGTCCGGTGCCACCGGTCGCGAGTTTGAGCAGCTCCGCCAGGCAGCCCTCGACGCCGGCAGCGCCACCCAGTACAGCGCCACCGAGGCAGCCGACGCCGAAGCCGAACTCGCCCGCGCGGGCATCAAGACCGCCGACATCGTCGGAGGCGCCCTCACCGGCGCCCTGTCCCTCGCGGCCGCCGGCCAGCTCGACCTGTCCGAAGCCGCGATATCCACCGCGCAGGCCATGAACACCTTCAGCCTCAAGGGCAAGGACGTCGGGCACATCGCCGACGTACTCGCCGCCGCGGCCAACAAGAGCGCGTCGGACGTGCACGGCCTGGCCCTCGGTCTCCGCATGGGTGGCCTCGTCGCCGACCAGACCGGGCTCAGTCTTGAGGACACCGTCGGCACTCTCGCCGCGTTCGCCGACCGGGCCCTCGTCGGCTCGGACGCGGGCACGTCGCTGAAGGTGATGCTGCAGCGTCTGACGCCGCAGTCCAAAGAGGCCCAGGCTGCGATGGACAAGCTCGGCTTCTCGGCCTACGACAGCCAGGGCAACTTCGTCGGGCTGTCGGAGCTCGCCGGCCGCATGCAGAAGTCGTTCGCCAACCTGACCCCCGAGGCCCGCAACGCTGCGTTCGGCGTCATCTTCGGCTCGGACGCCGTCCGCTCCGCGACGATCCTCTACCAGCTGGGCTCCAAGGGCATCGACCGGTACGTGTCCGCGGTCGACGACACCGGCTACGCGGCGAGGGTCGCGGCCACCCAGACCAACAACCTCGTCGGCGACCTGGAGCGGCTGCAGGGCGCCCTGGAGACCGCGCTCATCCAGTCCGGCACTGCCGCCAACGGTGTCCTCCGCGACATGGTGCAGTTCGTCACCCGGCTCATCAACGCCTACAGCAGCCTCCCGCCGTCCCTGCAGTCCGGCATCACCCTCTTCGCCGGCCTCGCCGGAGCCATCGGCTTCGTCGCAGCCTCCGCGCTGCTCCTGCTGCCCCGTATCGCCCGGGCCCGCACCGAACTCGCCGCGCTCGGCGTCACCGCCGCCCGCACCCGCGCAGCCATGACGATGCTCGGCCGGGCCTCCGTCATCATCGCCGCCCTCACCGCCATCTCCTACGGCGCCCAGAAGGTCCAGGACGCCTTCAAGGACGCCCCGCCCTCGGTGTCGAAGATGGCCAACGCCCTCATCGAACTCGGCCGGAACGGCAAGGTGTCCGGCGAGGCCCTGAAGGTGTTCGGCACCGACCTCAACCGGTTCGGGGAGATCGTCGCCCGGGTTGCGCACCCCGACTGGAAGAAGCGCACCACCGACGTCGTCGACACCCTCACCTTCGGCATCACCAAGGGCATGGGCGAAGCGGGCGTGTCCCTCGACGAGGCCCACGACGCCCTCGACAGCCTCGACCAGTCCCTCGCCGGCCTCGTGTCCTCGGGCAACGCCGACACCGCCTCCAAGTCCTTCAAGGCCCTCGCCGACGAGGCCATCCGCAACGGCACCAGCGCCGAGAAGCTGATGACCCTGCTCCCGCACTACTCGGATGCTCTCGCCGACCTCGACACCCAGTCCCAGCTCACCGGCGACAGCCAGCGCGAGATGAGCGAGGACGTCCTGCTGACGAAGACGCAGCTGCAGCAGACCGCCGACGCCGCCGAACAGCTCACCGACGCCCTCAAGCTGTTGAACGGCCTCAACATCGACGCCGCCCAGCAAGAGATCAGCTTCCGGCAGTCCCTGGCCGACCTCACCAAGGCCGTGAAGGACAACGGCCACAGCCTCGACATCACCACCGCCAAGGGCCGGGCCGTGAAGTCCGCCTTCCTCGACGCTGCCAAGGCCGCCCAGGAACATGCCGAGGCCGTCGCCGAGCAGAAGAACAGCGTCGAGGCCGGCAACCAGGTCCTGGAGAAGGACATCAAGATCCTGCGGAAGCAGATGCTGCAGGCCGGGTTCTCCAAGGACGCCGTCGACGCCCTGCTCGAGTCGTTCCTCAGCCTGCCCGCCAAGACCACCCCCAAGGTCGACGTCGAGACCTCCCGGGCCGTGAGCGACCTGGAGAACGTCCAGGAGAAGCTCAAGAACACTAAGGGCAAGACGGTCGAGGTGAAGGCCCTCACCAAGGCAGGCGAGAAGGCCCTCGAAGACCTCGGCTACAAGGTCAAGCGGACCAAGGGCAAGAACGTCGTCATCACCGTGCCGACCGGCACGCAGAAAGCGAACGTCGACGCTCTCGCCGCCGCGATCCGGGCCCTGCACGACAAGTCGATCGTCATCACCACGCACTACAACAACACCGTCACGTCCGGCGGCGGCACCGGACGGCGGAACGCCGCCAGTGCCAGCGCTAACGGCAACATCATCGACTTCTATGCCGATGGCGGCATGCGGCGCGAGAATCACGTGGCGCAGATCGCGAAGGCCGGCACGTGGCGGGTGTGGGCGGAGGACGAGACCGGCGGCGAGGCCTACATCCCGCTTGCTGCGTCCAAGCGGGCCCGGTCCCGCCGTATCGCCGAGGAGACCGTGCGTCGTCTCGGTGGCCGCGGGATCGCCTGGTACGCCTCGGGCGGCGTCGCCGCCCGCAAGGAAGTCCCCGGCGACCTCAGCGGCTTCAGCAAGTCCCTCACCAAGTCCGCGTCGGACATCTCCAGCGCCGCCAAGACCCTCACCACCGACCTGCGCAAGCTCGGCAAGTCCGGTGCTGCCCTCGCTGCCCGCGTCGACGCCACCAGCCGCAAGCTGCAGTCCCTGGCCAACCAGCGCGACAAGGTCAAGGCCCGCATTACCGAAGCCAAGGACTACGCGGGCACCGAGGCCGGGAACATCAAGGACTTCCTCGGTGTGGAAGGCGGCGGGTCGGCCAGCGACCTGATCGCCCAGATGAAGACGGAGCAGTCGACCGCAGGCCACTTCCAGAGTGACCTGGCCAAGCTGCAGAAGCGCGGCCTGAACCGGGACCTCCTGCAGCAGGTGATCGAGCAAGGCCCCGGGTCCGCCCTCGCCCAGACGCTGCTGTCCGCCACGAACAGCCAGCTCGCCCAGATCAACCAGCTGGCAGGCAAGGGCGGCAAGCTCGCCACCTCCATAGGCAACCTCGCCGCCGACGGCATGTACGACGCGGGCGCCCAGGCAGGCCGCGGCTTCCTCGCCGGCCTCCAAGCCCAGGAGAAGGCCCTACAGAAGGAGATGGACAGGCTCGGCAAGAGCCTCGTCGCCTCCATCAAGAAGTCCCTGAAGATCAAGTCTCCGTCGCAGGTCACCCGGGACGAGGTCGGCAAGCAGGTCGGCATGGGTGTCGTCGTCGGCATGGACGCCACCAAGCGCCACATCGCCGCTGCGGCTACCCGCATGTCCGCCGCCTCCATCCCCGGCGCGTTCACGGCACCCACGGCCAGCAGCCAGCCCGCCGTGTGGGACGTCCACGTCCACGTCGACGACCCCGCACTGAAGAACCTCATCCGCGTCGAGGTCAAGCCCGTCGTCCGCGACGCGATCGATACCGCCGCCTACCGCGCCAAGACCGGCCGGCGCTAA